In Candidatus Binatia bacterium, a single window of DNA contains:
- a CDS encoding universal stress protein, whose amino-acid sequence MPREFKTTLCPTDFSSESFRALAYGLRFAQQAGGKLLLLHVVHVPSGELYEPSGHVLTFEEARTRALARMLDIHRDQLGNYANCELLTEVGDPAEQTALMARQRDVDLIVLSTHGHTSMDHILVGSVAEAIVRTAPCPVFVVRRGAE is encoded by the coding sequence ATGCCGCGAGAATTCAAGACGACCCTCTGCCCCACTGACTTCTCGTCCGAGTCGTTCCGCGCGCTGGCGTACGGACTGCGCTTCGCGCAACAGGCCGGCGGCAAACTCCTGCTGCTGCACGTCGTCCACGTTCCATCGGGAGAGCTGTACGAGCCCAGCGGACATGTCCTCACCTTCGAGGAAGCGCGCACCCGCGCTCTGGCCCGTATGCTCGACATCCACCGCGACCAGTTAGGCAACTATGCGAATTGCGAACTCCTCACCGAAGTCGGCGATCCGGCGGAGCAGACCGCGCTAATGGCGCGCCAGCGCGACGTCGACCTGATCGTCCTGTCGACGCACGGCCATACCAGCATGGATCACATTCTGGTCGGTAGCGTCGCCGAAGCGATCGTCCGTACCGCGCCGTGCCCGGTGTTCGTCGTCCGTCGCGGGGCGGAGTGA